One genomic segment of Hemibagrus wyckioides isolate EC202008001 linkage group LG08, SWU_Hwy_1.0, whole genome shotgun sequence includes these proteins:
- the sh3tc2 gene encoding SH3 domain and tetratricopeptide repeat-containing protein 2 isoform X5 yields MGNRPTHEDISTPDLNTLWEEPHYANELFPGNDVMATGDEEVETEAEVEGEGITGESYWKRKEALSTVSLAVGDHFSSDVILLFSGRRRSNLEPDCVLQEALRTRLRVVESNSQDVIQLFKDLSARLVSVHAEKDHFVITFKTVEEIWKFSTYLALGYVARCLENFLCDQTVWLDPVLLSDVEICVTVNEEHLATLYLGLLLQEGSFFAKALVNSEQCIEEEDELVYKKNDLVMVKDIGQQSMWEGTLLSTGQHGLVPVHAMQPLPYPFYQWFLRKYHGNAGGFSSTKGQTDQPIVTGTCVAVVDYCPMVKDELHLSQGDLIEVEGFLISSLNTFIGRHLSSGQIGFVHMAHVKPEDIKPLSGQLVFLSEEERVALSQFNPWTEKCHTGLLDKLFSTDISTVYRLDRLDDFDFTYIRNQPKQEQKTPVDARKSIILEHINTPPYHSSPRPSFYASQSCLDRDNEAFSLSLEDTFREMDEYEEDPPFMDEGIWETEEAEIVDPILTLLNLDHFQDSFYAFYDLSYSFLDTVFGGLQVDEVLLHLESLREGAKKGRMVWAHRRACFLLGRLCAKKLKYSQARVYFEEALNVPVEGFNDKPLLIALYTNLTAVYLKQKMTDKLPYTLEKASALILCLPLHNFCSLDEFELLKPILRKAIVDNDKYLEARSCYLILCLFLQNRKIEEALPFVERLQFLNLTLSAEEGRPIGPVDLNWILCRLYHKKYLPYLVLASLSLDSSQDHSLDNAFQKIELFLKNSVRLNPRWKDGSALLPVQVVVYLQQALSIANCGEHLKTQRDLCLSLASVYQQYGTLEKAVRYAQQAVQAGSHINEEEGFEASVLLAWLLVLTEEPDRAQSILEPLLKSLYKTDSPTQCGVVHNLLALCLHKQGKVREAARNFHCALKISQENGNKHNEALALANLGCLALSVGAPGLAESFLLRSLNLFQFLSESPSDEEHVQTLLWLGRSYKDRGESQKVRLCYEMGLLIAISAKNLHSQMVVAKVLSRLYADLMLYGQCIIYYEHCVGLSRELKDKRLEGEYLEVLSNLYLSLNTEKSSRKSLDYTKQSLRISIDLGKKQEESETWLQVGRIYYLIHEDELADMYLQAAVKTALKINDPCFAMNIYEEAGDVFFKGHRNRLAAVSFFRDGALPFARCLKDVHSEFRLLSKLSELLLKEAQHQEALKYATLAVQISTSTGVHLNERVSYHRLSSIYFTLEQYEMAENYYLKALSLSPPVLEHAEEARYYVKVYCRLADLTLHKLKDAFDAMGYFHLALAAALEDGGSLQARYIIYMKLAEIHANYLPDAELSQRYMDSAWSLKRELAGHTDSSDTDEEYIIHAATENDDAKLTTYSIDGSRSSDFSSRSSTLVGSDMMDTSCTITAQKEAGIGTDYICGEDMETCGPRQHTTSETRHTNERLCTSHTDSSLLCTEF; encoded by the exons ATGGGTAATAGACCAACCCATGAAG ATATATCAACTCCTGATCTGAATACGTTATGGGAAGAGCCCCATTATGCCAATGAGCTCTTTCCAGGAAATGATGTCATGGCCACTG GAGATGAGGAAGTGGAAACAGAGGCTGAGGTAGAGGGTGAGGGGATCACCGGTGAGAGTTACTGGAAGAGGAAGGAAGCTCTCAGCACTGTCTCCTTGGCTGTAGGAGATCACTTCTCTTCAG ATGTGATACTGCTATTCAGTGGGAGAAGACGTTCCAATTTGGAGCCAGACTGTGTGCTGCAGGAGGCACTACGCACTAGGCTAAGGGTTGTAGAGAGCAACAGCCAAGATGTTATTCAGCTTTTTAAA GATCTCTCTGCACGCTTGGTTTCAGTGCATGCTGAAAAAGATCATTTTGTTATTACCTTTAAGACAGTGGAGGAAATCTGGAAGTTCTCTACATACCTGGCTCTAG GATATGTTGCAAGATGTTTGGAGAACTTTCTGTGTGACCAGACTGTCTGGCTGGACCCTGTTTTGCTTAGTGATGTGGAAATTTGTGTGACAGTAAATGAGGAACATCTAGCAACCCTCTATCTGGGGCTCTTACTTCAAGAAG GTTCATTCTTTGCAAAAGCTCTGGTTAACAGTGAGCAATGTATAGAGGAAGAAGATGAATTGGTCTACAAGAAGAATGACCTTGTTATGGTGAAGGATATTGGACAGCAGTCCATGTGGGAGGGAACCCTGCTTTCTACCGGTCAGCATGGCCTAGTGCCTGTTCATGCAATGCAGCCTCTGCCATACCCTTTTTACCA GTGGTTTCTTAGGAAGTACCATGGCAATGCAGGAGGGTTTTCATCCACAAAAGGACAAACTGACCAAcctatag TAACAGGAACTTGTGTAGCAGTAGTGGACTATTGCCCAATGGTTAAAGATGAACTACACCTCAGTCAAGGAGATCTGATAGAAGTTGAAGGCTTCCTTATTAGCTCACTGAACACGTTCATTGGAAGACACCTCTCTAGTGGACAGATAGGATTTGTTCACATGGCCCATGTGAAACCTGAAGATATCAAGCCACT CAGTGGACAATTGGTCTTTCTGAGTGAGGAGGAGAGAGTGGCTCTCTCGCAGTTTAACCCCTGGACTGAAAAGTGCCACACTGGTCTATTGGACAAACTCTTCTCCACTGACATCAGCACTGTATACAGATTAG ACAGACTGGATGACTTCGATTTTACCTATATCCGAAACCAACCGAAACAAG AACAGAAAACCCCAGTAGATGCCAGGAAAAGCATTATACTGGAACATATCAACACCCCACCCTATCACTCCTCCCCACGACCTTCCTTCTATGCTTCTCAGAGTTGTCTAGACAGGGACAATGAAGCCTTCTCCCTCAGCCTGGAGGACACTTTCCGAGAGATGGATGAGTATGAGGAAGATCCACCCTTTATGGATGAAGGCATCTGGGAAACTGAAGAAGCTGAGATTGTTGACCCCATCTTAACCCTCCTCAACTTGGACCACTTCCAGGACtctttttatgcattttatgaCCTCTCCTACTCCTTCTTGGACACAGTCTTTGGTGGGCTTCAAGTGGATGAGGTGCTCCTGCACCTGGAGAGCTTGCGAGAAGGAGCAAAGAAAGGCAGAATGGTGTGGGCCCATCGGCGAGCCTGCTTCCTTCTAGGCAGATTATGTGCTAAAAAGCTTAAGTACTCTCAGGCTCGAGTCTACTTTGAAGAGGCATTGAATGTCCCTGTAGAGGGCTTTAATGACAAACCACTGTTGATTGCTCTGTATACTAACCTTACAGCTGTGTACCTGAAGCAAAAGATGACAGATAAACTGCCTTATACATTAGAGAAAGCAAGTGCTCTTATACTGTGCCTTCCCCTTCATAACTTCTGCTCTCTAGATGAGTTTGAACTGCTCAAGCCCATTCTACGCAAAGCTATTGTTGATAATGATAAGTACCTTGAGGCACGGAGTTGCTATCTAATCCTCTGTCTATTTCTGCAGAACAGAAAGATTGAGGAGGCCTTGCCTTTTGTGGAAAGACTTCAGTTTCTCAATCTCACTCTCTCAGCAGAAGAAGGAAGGCCTATAGGGCCAGTTGACCTTAACTGGATACTATGCAGGCTCTACCACAAGAAATATCTTCCATACCTTGTATTAGCCTCGCTCAGTCTAGATTCAAGTCAGGATCATTCTTTGGATAATGCTTTTCAAAAGATTGAACTTTTCTTGAAGAACTCAGTCAGACTGAATCCTCGTTGGAAGGATGGCTCTGCTCTGCTCCCAGTCCAGGTTGTAGTTTACCTTCAGCAGGCATTGTCTATAGCCAACTGTGGTGAACACCTGAAGACCCAGAGAGATCTTTGTCTGAGTTTGGCAAGTGTCTACCAGCAGTATGGAACTTTGGAGAAGGCAGTTCGCTATGCCCAACAAGCAGTGCAGGCAGGAAGTCACATTAATGAGGAGGAGGGTTTTGAGGCATCAGTGCTGCTGGCCTGGCTCTTAGTGCTCACAGAGGAACCAGATAGAGCCCAATCTATTTTGGAACCTCTCCTAAAGTCACTGTATAAAACTGACAGTCCAACCCAGTGTGGGGTAGTCCACAATCTACTTGCGCTATGTCTTCATAAACAGGGGAAGGTCAGAGAAGCAGCAAGGAACTTTCACTGTGCTCTCAAAATTTCACAAGAAAATGGGAACAAGCATAATGAAGCTCTAGCTCTGGCTAACCTGGGGTGCCTTGCCTTATCAGTTGGGGCTCCAGGCCTGGCAGAAAGTTTCTTGCTCAGATCTCTGAACCTTTTCCAGTTTCTTTCTGAGAGCCCCTCAGATGAAGAGCATGTTCAGACTTTGCTGTGGCTAGGTAGAAGCTACAAAGATAGAGGAGAAAGTCAAAAGGTTAGGCTGTGCTATGAGATGGGTCTTCTGATTGCCATCAGTGCCAAGAACCTGCACA GTCAGATGGTTGTTGCAAAGGTGCTCAGTCGTCTATATGCTGACTTAATGTTGTATGGGCAATGTATAATTTACTATGAGCACTGTGTGGGGCTTTCCAGAGAACTGAAGGATAAACGTCTGGAGGGAGAGTACCTGGAGGTTCTCAGTAATCTCTACCTTTCACTTAACACTGAGAA GTCCTCGCGGAAGTCTCTGGACTACACTAAGCAAAGTCTAAGGATTTCCATTGACTTAGGAAAGAAACAGGAGGAATCAGAGACATGGCTACAGGTGGGCCGAATCTACTACTTGATCCATGAGGATGAACTGGCAGACATGTATCTTCAG GCAGCTGTAAAGACAGCTCTAAAGATTAATGATCCATGCTTTGCTATGAACATTTATGAAGAGGCTGGAGATGTCTTCTTCAAAGGACATAGAAACCGACTGGCTGCCGTTTCATTTTTTAGA GATGGGGCTCTGCCATTTGCAAGATGTCTCAAGGATGTGCATTCAGAGTTCAGGCTTTTGTCTAAACTCTCTGAATTGCTACTGAAAGAAGCTCAGCACCAGGAGGCCTTGAAGTATGCTACACTTGCAGTGCAAATCAGCACCTCAACTG GTGTACACCTAAATGAGAGGGTGTCTTACCATCGCCTGTCTTCAATCTACTTCACTCTGGAGCAGTATGAGATGGCTGAGAATTACTATTTGAaggctctgtctctctctccccctgtacTGGAGCATGCAGAAGAGGCCCGCTACTATGTTAAAGTGTACTGCAGACTAGCTGATCTGACCCTACATAAGCTAAAG GATGCTTTTGATGCCATGGGATATTTCCACTTAGCCCTTGCAGCAGCTCTGGAAGATGGAGGGAGTCTTCAGGCCAGGTACATAATTTACATGAAGCTGGCAGAGATCCATGCTAACTATTTACCTGATGCGGAGCTGAGCCAGAGATATATGGATAGTGCATGGAGCCTAAAGAGGGAGCTAGCAGGGCACACAGACTCTAGTGACACAGACGAGGAATATATTATCCATGCTGCTACAGAGAATGATGATGCCAAGTTGACCACTTATTCCATTGATGGGTCAAGGAGCTCAGACTTCAGCAGTAGGAGCAGTACTCTTGTAGGCTCAGACATGATGGACACTAGCTGTACAATAACTGCTCAGAAGGAAGCTGGAATAGGGACTGATTACATCTGTGGAGAAGATATGGAGACATGTGGACCTAGACAGCATACAACTTCTGAAACAAGACACACTAATGAAAGGCTCTGTACCAGCCACACAGATTCTAGCTTACTATGTACAGAATTTTGA
- the sh3tc2 gene encoding SH3 domain and tetratricopeptide repeat-containing protein 2 isoform X6: MACCCCPAPCLRNCFLLSGDEEVETEAEVEGEGITGESYWKRKEALSTVSLAVGDHFSSDVILLFSGRRRSNLEPDCVLQEALRTRLRVVESNSQDVIQLFKDLSARLVSVHAEKDHFVITFKTVEEIWKFSTYLALGYVARCLENFLCDQTVWLDPVLLSDVEICVTVNEEHLATLYLGLLLQEGSFFAKALVNSEQCIEEEDELVYKKNDLVMVKDIGQQSMWEGTLLSTGQHGLVPVHAMQPLPYPFYQWFLRKYHGNAGGFSSTKGQTDQPIVTGTCVAVVDYCPMVKDELHLSQGDLIEVEGFLISSLNTFIGRHLSSGQIGFVHMAHVKPEDIKPLSGQLVFLSEEERVALSQFNPWTEKCHTGLLDKLFSTDISTVYRLDRLDDFDFTYIRNQPKQEQKTPVDARKSIILEHINTPPYHSSPRPSFYASQSCLDRDNEAFSLSLEDTFREMDEYEEDPPFMDEGIWETEEAEIVDPILTLLNLDHFQDSFYAFYDLSYSFLDTVFGGLQVDEVLLHLESLREGAKKGRMVWAHRRACFLLGRLCAKKLKYSQARVYFEEALNVPVEGFNDKPLLIALYTNLTAVYLKQKMTDKLPYTLEKASALILCLPLHNFCSLDEFELLKPILRKAIVDNDKYLEARSCYLILCLFLQNRKIEEALPFVERLQFLNLTLSAEEGRPIGPVDLNWILCRLYHKKYLPYLVLASLSLDSSQDHSLDNAFQKIELFLKNSVRLNPRWKDGSALLPVQVVVYLQQALSIANCGEHLKTQRDLCLSLASVYQQYGTLEKAVRYAQQAVQAGSHINEEEGFEASVLLAWLLVLTEEPDRAQSILEPLLKSLYKTDSPTQCGVVHNLLALCLHKQGKVREAARNFHCALKISQENGNKHNEALALANLGCLALSVGAPGLAESFLLRSLNLFQFLSESPSDEEHVQTLLWLGRSYKDRGESQKVRLCYEMGLLIAISAKNLHSQMVVAKVLSRLYADLMLYGQCIIYYEHCVGLSRELKDKRLEGEYLEVLSNLYLSLNTEKSSRKSLDYTKQSLRISIDLGKKQEESETWLQVGRIYYLIHEDELADMYLQAAVKTALKINDPCFAMNIYEEAGDVFFKGHRNRLAAVSFFRDGALPFARCLKDVHSEFRLLSKLSELLLKEAQHQEALKYATLAVQISTSTGVHLNERVSYHRLSSIYFTLEQYEMAENYYLKALSLSPPVLEHAEEARYYVKVYCRLADLTLHKLKDAFDAMGYFHLALAAALEDGGSLQARYIIYMKLAEIHANYLPDAELSQRYMDSAWSLKRELAGHTDSSDTDEEYIIHAATENDDAKLTTYSIDGSRSSDFSSRSSTLVGSDMMDTSCTITAQKEAGIGTDYICGEDMETCGPRQHTTSETRHTNERLCTSHTDSSLLCTEF; the protein is encoded by the exons ATGGCATGCTGCTGCTGTCCAGCTCCGTGTCTGAGAAACTGCTTCTTGCTTTCAG GAGATGAGGAAGTGGAAACAGAGGCTGAGGTAGAGGGTGAGGGGATCACCGGTGAGAGTTACTGGAAGAGGAAGGAAGCTCTCAGCACTGTCTCCTTGGCTGTAGGAGATCACTTCTCTTCAG ATGTGATACTGCTATTCAGTGGGAGAAGACGTTCCAATTTGGAGCCAGACTGTGTGCTGCAGGAGGCACTACGCACTAGGCTAAGGGTTGTAGAGAGCAACAGCCAAGATGTTATTCAGCTTTTTAAA GATCTCTCTGCACGCTTGGTTTCAGTGCATGCTGAAAAAGATCATTTTGTTATTACCTTTAAGACAGTGGAGGAAATCTGGAAGTTCTCTACATACCTGGCTCTAG GATATGTTGCAAGATGTTTGGAGAACTTTCTGTGTGACCAGACTGTCTGGCTGGACCCTGTTTTGCTTAGTGATGTGGAAATTTGTGTGACAGTAAATGAGGAACATCTAGCAACCCTCTATCTGGGGCTCTTACTTCAAGAAG GTTCATTCTTTGCAAAAGCTCTGGTTAACAGTGAGCAATGTATAGAGGAAGAAGATGAATTGGTCTACAAGAAGAATGACCTTGTTATGGTGAAGGATATTGGACAGCAGTCCATGTGGGAGGGAACCCTGCTTTCTACCGGTCAGCATGGCCTAGTGCCTGTTCATGCAATGCAGCCTCTGCCATACCCTTTTTACCA GTGGTTTCTTAGGAAGTACCATGGCAATGCAGGAGGGTTTTCATCCACAAAAGGACAAACTGACCAAcctatag TAACAGGAACTTGTGTAGCAGTAGTGGACTATTGCCCAATGGTTAAAGATGAACTACACCTCAGTCAAGGAGATCTGATAGAAGTTGAAGGCTTCCTTATTAGCTCACTGAACACGTTCATTGGAAGACACCTCTCTAGTGGACAGATAGGATTTGTTCACATGGCCCATGTGAAACCTGAAGATATCAAGCCACT CAGTGGACAATTGGTCTTTCTGAGTGAGGAGGAGAGAGTGGCTCTCTCGCAGTTTAACCCCTGGACTGAAAAGTGCCACACTGGTCTATTGGACAAACTCTTCTCCACTGACATCAGCACTGTATACAGATTAG ACAGACTGGATGACTTCGATTTTACCTATATCCGAAACCAACCGAAACAAG AACAGAAAACCCCAGTAGATGCCAGGAAAAGCATTATACTGGAACATATCAACACCCCACCCTATCACTCCTCCCCACGACCTTCCTTCTATGCTTCTCAGAGTTGTCTAGACAGGGACAATGAAGCCTTCTCCCTCAGCCTGGAGGACACTTTCCGAGAGATGGATGAGTATGAGGAAGATCCACCCTTTATGGATGAAGGCATCTGGGAAACTGAAGAAGCTGAGATTGTTGACCCCATCTTAACCCTCCTCAACTTGGACCACTTCCAGGACtctttttatgcattttatgaCCTCTCCTACTCCTTCTTGGACACAGTCTTTGGTGGGCTTCAAGTGGATGAGGTGCTCCTGCACCTGGAGAGCTTGCGAGAAGGAGCAAAGAAAGGCAGAATGGTGTGGGCCCATCGGCGAGCCTGCTTCCTTCTAGGCAGATTATGTGCTAAAAAGCTTAAGTACTCTCAGGCTCGAGTCTACTTTGAAGAGGCATTGAATGTCCCTGTAGAGGGCTTTAATGACAAACCACTGTTGATTGCTCTGTATACTAACCTTACAGCTGTGTACCTGAAGCAAAAGATGACAGATAAACTGCCTTATACATTAGAGAAAGCAAGTGCTCTTATACTGTGCCTTCCCCTTCATAACTTCTGCTCTCTAGATGAGTTTGAACTGCTCAAGCCCATTCTACGCAAAGCTATTGTTGATAATGATAAGTACCTTGAGGCACGGAGTTGCTATCTAATCCTCTGTCTATTTCTGCAGAACAGAAAGATTGAGGAGGCCTTGCCTTTTGTGGAAAGACTTCAGTTTCTCAATCTCACTCTCTCAGCAGAAGAAGGAAGGCCTATAGGGCCAGTTGACCTTAACTGGATACTATGCAGGCTCTACCACAAGAAATATCTTCCATACCTTGTATTAGCCTCGCTCAGTCTAGATTCAAGTCAGGATCATTCTTTGGATAATGCTTTTCAAAAGATTGAACTTTTCTTGAAGAACTCAGTCAGACTGAATCCTCGTTGGAAGGATGGCTCTGCTCTGCTCCCAGTCCAGGTTGTAGTTTACCTTCAGCAGGCATTGTCTATAGCCAACTGTGGTGAACACCTGAAGACCCAGAGAGATCTTTGTCTGAGTTTGGCAAGTGTCTACCAGCAGTATGGAACTTTGGAGAAGGCAGTTCGCTATGCCCAACAAGCAGTGCAGGCAGGAAGTCACATTAATGAGGAGGAGGGTTTTGAGGCATCAGTGCTGCTGGCCTGGCTCTTAGTGCTCACAGAGGAACCAGATAGAGCCCAATCTATTTTGGAACCTCTCCTAAAGTCACTGTATAAAACTGACAGTCCAACCCAGTGTGGGGTAGTCCACAATCTACTTGCGCTATGTCTTCATAAACAGGGGAAGGTCAGAGAAGCAGCAAGGAACTTTCACTGTGCTCTCAAAATTTCACAAGAAAATGGGAACAAGCATAATGAAGCTCTAGCTCTGGCTAACCTGGGGTGCCTTGCCTTATCAGTTGGGGCTCCAGGCCTGGCAGAAAGTTTCTTGCTCAGATCTCTGAACCTTTTCCAGTTTCTTTCTGAGAGCCCCTCAGATGAAGAGCATGTTCAGACTTTGCTGTGGCTAGGTAGAAGCTACAAAGATAGAGGAGAAAGTCAAAAGGTTAGGCTGTGCTATGAGATGGGTCTTCTGATTGCCATCAGTGCCAAGAACCTGCACA GTCAGATGGTTGTTGCAAAGGTGCTCAGTCGTCTATATGCTGACTTAATGTTGTATGGGCAATGTATAATTTACTATGAGCACTGTGTGGGGCTTTCCAGAGAACTGAAGGATAAACGTCTGGAGGGAGAGTACCTGGAGGTTCTCAGTAATCTCTACCTTTCACTTAACACTGAGAA GTCCTCGCGGAAGTCTCTGGACTACACTAAGCAAAGTCTAAGGATTTCCATTGACTTAGGAAAGAAACAGGAGGAATCAGAGACATGGCTACAGGTGGGCCGAATCTACTACTTGATCCATGAGGATGAACTGGCAGACATGTATCTTCAG GCAGCTGTAAAGACAGCTCTAAAGATTAATGATCCATGCTTTGCTATGAACATTTATGAAGAGGCTGGAGATGTCTTCTTCAAAGGACATAGAAACCGACTGGCTGCCGTTTCATTTTTTAGA GATGGGGCTCTGCCATTTGCAAGATGTCTCAAGGATGTGCATTCAGAGTTCAGGCTTTTGTCTAAACTCTCTGAATTGCTACTGAAAGAAGCTCAGCACCAGGAGGCCTTGAAGTATGCTACACTTGCAGTGCAAATCAGCACCTCAACTG GTGTACACCTAAATGAGAGGGTGTCTTACCATCGCCTGTCTTCAATCTACTTCACTCTGGAGCAGTATGAGATGGCTGAGAATTACTATTTGAaggctctgtctctctctccccctgtacTGGAGCATGCAGAAGAGGCCCGCTACTATGTTAAAGTGTACTGCAGACTAGCTGATCTGACCCTACATAAGCTAAAG GATGCTTTTGATGCCATGGGATATTTCCACTTAGCCCTTGCAGCAGCTCTGGAAGATGGAGGGAGTCTTCAGGCCAGGTACATAATTTACATGAAGCTGGCAGAGATCCATGCTAACTATTTACCTGATGCGGAGCTGAGCCAGAGATATATGGATAGTGCATGGAGCCTAAAGAGGGAGCTAGCAGGGCACACAGACTCTAGTGACACAGACGAGGAATATATTATCCATGCTGCTACAGAGAATGATGATGCCAAGTTGACCACTTATTCCATTGATGGGTCAAGGAGCTCAGACTTCAGCAGTAGGAGCAGTACTCTTGTAGGCTCAGACATGATGGACACTAGCTGTACAATAACTGCTCAGAAGGAAGCTGGAATAGGGACTGATTACATCTGTGGAGAAGATATGGAGACATGTGGACCTAGACAGCATACAACTTCTGAAACAAGACACACTAATGAAAGGCTCTGTACCAGCCACACAGATTCTAGCTTACTATGTACAGAATTTTGA